A genomic stretch from Telopea speciosissima isolate NSW1024214 ecotype Mountain lineage chromosome 7, Tspe_v1, whole genome shotgun sequence includes:
- the LOC122668889 gene encoding mitochondrial outer membrane protein porin 4 — protein sequence MANSPAPFSEIGKKAKDLLNKDYNFGHKFTLSMLSDYGLALTATGVKGGHFFLGDISTQYKSGNATVDLKVDTGSNISTTIAINDIFPCTRTALSFKIPDHKSGKLDVQYLHPHAAINSSIGLTPTPFLELATTIGTKELSFGGELGFDTASASFIKYNVGIGLNKPDFSAALILGDKGETLKASYIHLVNPVTGTSIAAEMTHRISTYENSFTIGSSHSFDPYTIIKTRFCDSGKVAMLWQREWRPKSLVTFSAEYDPKAADVSKFGLALALKP from the exons ATGGCTAATAGTCCTGCACCGTTTTCAGAGATTGGCAAGAAAGCCAAGG ATCTTTTAAACAAAGACTACAACTTCGGCCACAAGTTCACTCTATCGATGTTGAGCGATTATGGATTG gCACTAACGGCTACTGGTGTGAAGGGgggtcatttttttttgggtgacatAAGTACACAGTACAAGAGTGGAAATGCTACAGTGGATTTAAAAGTTGACACTGGATCCAAT ATTTCAACAACAATCGCTATAAATGATATCTTCCCCTGTACAAGAACGGCTCTCAGCTTCAAAATACCTGATCACAAGTCTGGCAAG TTGGATGTGCAGTATCTTCATCCTCATGCTGCTATCAATTCCAGCATTGGCTTAACTCCAACCCCTTTTTTGGAGCTTGCAACAACCATTGGGACCAAGGAGCTTAGTTTTGGTGGTGAATTGGGGTTTGATACTGCTTCTGCCTCCTTCATCAAATATAATGTTGGAATTGGCTTGAACAAGCCTGATTTCTCTGCTGCACTCATACT GGGTGACAAAGGGGAGACGCTGAAGGCTTCTTATATTCACTTGGTGAATCCAGTCACTGGAACTTCCATTGCTGCTGAAATGACTCATAGGATTTCAACCTATGAAAATAGTTTTACAATTGGAAGCTCTCATTCCTTTGATCCTTATACCATCATAAAAACAAGGTTCTGTGACAGTGGAAAGGTCGCAATGCTTTGGCAGCGAGAATGGAGACCTAAGTCACTGGTGACTTTTTCAGCTGAGTATGATCCAAAGGCTGCTGATGTATCCAAGTTTGGTCTTGCCTTAGCCCTGAAGCCCTGA